Within Scomber scombrus chromosome 12, fScoSco1.1, whole genome shotgun sequence, the genomic segment cacattttgaaaacgtttactgaggttagaaatcaagtgagaagttggtgaattctccattgacttgtatagagacggaagtccttttgacaccaaaacggtcgcccctggtggccttttgatagaatgcagttacttccgtgttggcctcatttcagaggaccggaactccccgcctggacaCAACAAGCCAACTCTATATTCTCTTTATTAGATATTCTGTTGGAAAATAACTATAAATGcaaattgtttgtgtgttacagATGTACAATAACGGGGATTTGCAGCTTGATTCCAAAGAGTTTCTGAGCTTCCTGAGACACAACGAGACGGCCCTCAACCTCACATACTCTAATACTCTGGAGACGAATCTGCTACTGAGGTACAGACTGAaaatttcatttgttttatatctGATATtctgctttaacctttgtgtcgtcctcccgggtcaaattgaccccgtctgttttgactgttccttctttcctcccttccttccttccttccttccttccttccttccttccttccttccttccttccttccttcctttccttcctcccttccttcttctcttcctccctcccttccttccttctttctttcctccctccctccctcccttccttccaccttcctttccttccttcttcctcccttccttctgtccttctttcctccctgcctccttccttccttcctccctccctccctccctcctttccttccttcttcctcctttccttcctccattccttcctcctttccttccttcttcctcccttcctccctcccttccttccttgactcgaggataacaggagggttaaaaaaaagtgaatacatCCTTGTAATTTAAAATCCATgaagttctctctctctctctctctctctctctctctctctctctctctctctctctctctctctctctctctctctctctctctctctctctctttctctcaggtCTCTGTGTGTTGATGCTTTGATTGAGCTCTCAGATGAAAACGCAGACTGGAAGCTGAGTTTAAATGAGTTTATTAACTGTCTGACGCCCACCTACCATCCACCAGAGAGaagtaatcacacacacacacacacacacacacacacacacacacacacacacacacacacacacacacacaaatgacgCACATGCAAAAGCACAACCAGCTGTATTTGACAAATAATTTTCACTTCTATAAAAACTTCATTGTTTCCAGAACTGAGAGAAAATCAAAGATTTCTACTGCTACTAACCCtattactactaccactactatgactaataataataataataataataataataataataataataataataaggttaTAGCACTTATCAAAACTAGCaattaaaagtacataaaaagCACAAAGGACAGAATATAATGTCAAatgtcacacacatttatacacacacacacatatatatatatatccttaagtcaataaataaagattattagaAAGCCTTATGAAgttagtttttaaaataaactgcatttGCAAGTGTGAGCCTCTCAGACAGGTCATTTGTTTATATATGAATTGTGCCCTGCTAGAAAAAAGCTGTTTCTCCTTTAAGTCCTCCACCTTGCATTAATGAACTTGattgatttgtgttttataCCAGCTAAGATCTAAAACCCATCTATTTGTgagtaaaatataaaagcatgcgTGATGAATACACAGACATTATAGATGTTTAGATCCAGTCTGAATCTGACTAATGAAATCTTTAGAGACACGTTTGGTTTAGACGGTatagcaaaaaaataaagagattcAAGTGTAAAACTCATGGACAAACGTGGTTAAACTTTcctggcttgtgtgtgtgtgtgtgtgtgtgtgtgtttgtgtgtgtgtgtctgtgtgtgtgtgtgtgtttgtttgtgtgtgtctgtgtgtgtgtgcgtgtgtgtgtgtctttctgtgtgtgtgtgtgtgtgtttgtgtgtgtgtgtctgtgtgtttgtgtgtttgtgtgtgtctttatgtgtgtgtctctgtgtgtgtgtctttctgtgtgtgtgtttgtgtgtgtgtgtgtctttctgtgtgtgtgtgtgtgtgtgtgtgtgtgtgtgtgtgtgtgtgtgtgtgtgtgtgtgtgtgtgtgtgtgtttttagagtGCGCTCTGGAGGACGAAGTGTTCGAGGACGGAGCTGAAACTCGGATGGAGTgtaacaagtgtgtgtgtgcctgtggaAACTGGGTGTGCACCGCTCTGACCTGCAAtggtgaggacacacacacacacacacacacacacacacacacacacacacacacacacacacacacacacacacacacaacttcatATTCATCACGTGATCTTCTGTGCTTCAGGAGAGGATTGGGTCCAGGAGTATGTGAAGGacggaggagaagaagaagagatgacaGAGGAGGAGTGGAGCAGGAGAGTAGCTGAACTCAACGCGTTACAGCCGGACGCTCGACACTGAACCGCCGATATAATCACAAACCTCTGCAGACGATTTCAATATCAAGCTGAATCAGATTTGTGTCGAGAATAATTTAGTAACCCTGTCAGTTCTTCTGTGGCTCAGCCGAACATAAAATAGACTTTTCTCTTCATCTCatcatttcatctctttttaCAAGAAATCCACCATTGTTAAACTTTGACTCTGTTTCTATTTTAGGatatttaaatctgtttaaacttagatttttttgtatttaagaacaaatatttaaagctggagtgtgaGACATTAACATTCAAGCTCttgccaaatgagttcacacaagTCTGATTAATCACCTGTAAGTGATTCTCTGTATTTAACCGTTTACTGAAGTCTGTGACAACTTTTCACGCTGGTCAGTAGTGATGTGTTTTACGCATAGACTGTAtgtaaaatggacgtaacatccgtgacgtcacccattggtttgtggactgctgcttggaagcaaaTAGTATCgtatctgagcagcgccatcttgaaaatttccggtgcatgctgggtaaaataaaaacaccgattctacttatatgggcatcaagAGGAGCATGAgacgccctcctgaacctgtgaaccaatcaacctgtcaatcacgacgtagccacgccctaatgcataccctgctttatcgtcaca encodes:
- the LOC133991548 gene encoding follistatin-related protein 1-like is translated as MLTLSVLLLLPLLLASPPVSSSPLAKEQSVCARTSCGAGRECVSTDRGEPVCRCLQQCDVSEHWVCGSNGRSYRNHCELHRDACITQTKIHAEHRGHCLERPTKKDVSPIVCFLSDRDWLRDRVIQWIQEAVESDKLPSNVSSAHDLLQTYFQMYNNGDLQLDSKEFLSFLRHNETALNLTYSNTLETNLLLRSLCVDALIELSDENADWKLSLNEFINCLTPTYHPPERKCALEDEVFEDGAETRMECNKCVCACGNWVCTALTCNGEDWVQEYVKDGGEEEEMTEEEWSRRVAELNALQPDARH